A region from the Stutzerimonas stutzeri genome encodes:
- a CDS encoding phosphotransferase family protein, whose protein sequence is MDTAVKEQESAAATSESKLKAFVEQLTGGRITNMQRLVRWRPAWNLEVDINGQTLCLHLRGERGGDVSPFPDLRREAEILMLLGQQGIPVPRIHGFCEDPPAIVMELVRGTRDLSAARSDEERRDLARQYVRAMAAMHQLPVEPFVAQGIDRPQGAEAISLAGLEAYYPLYERNKTRPQPLVEFALGWLRRNVPMHRTEARFVQYDSGQYLFENGQLNALYDFEFAMIGDPLADLASARMRDNYEPLGDTFSDLYRYYQDVTGERPEPDVVRFHTALFSTVSAMQFSCTVATPQPGDPHDTYTEFDIALRRVVVHALAEAMGVPLETPALDIATQGPNTALLMMLEDAVAQVKVSDEFQQSKLKSVSKLVEYLFKGDAMTLRLQALEQADAEALLGRTFDHYSEIDAALEDFVRSAGPEYDEPLLKLFMKQIERRVLVFGGTAIGGSASHIDLPPIEPR, encoded by the coding sequence ATGGATACGGCAGTAAAAGAACAAGAAAGCGCCGCTGCAACCAGCGAAAGCAAGTTGAAGGCATTCGTCGAGCAGCTCACGGGTGGGCGGATCACGAACATGCAGCGGCTGGTTCGCTGGCGTCCGGCGTGGAATCTTGAAGTCGACATCAATGGCCAGACGCTGTGCCTGCACCTGCGAGGCGAACGCGGCGGCGACGTCAGCCCCTTTCCTGACCTGCGCCGCGAAGCCGAGATACTCATGTTGCTTGGCCAGCAGGGCATTCCCGTGCCGCGGATTCACGGGTTCTGCGAAGACCCGCCGGCCATCGTCATGGAGCTGGTGCGCGGGACGCGCGATCTTTCAGCTGCCCGCAGCGACGAAGAACGGCGCGATCTGGCTCGCCAGTATGTGCGGGCAATGGCCGCCATGCACCAGTTGCCCGTCGAGCCCTTCGTGGCGCAGGGCATCGACCGGCCCCAGGGCGCCGAGGCCATCTCGCTGGCGGGGTTGGAAGCGTATTACCCGCTCTACGAACGCAACAAGACCCGACCGCAACCGCTGGTGGAATTCGCTCTCGGCTGGCTGCGCCGCAACGTACCCATGCACCGCACCGAGGCGCGGTTCGTGCAATACGACTCGGGCCAGTACCTGTTCGAGAACGGACAGTTGAACGCGCTCTATGATTTCGAGTTCGCGATGATCGGTGACCCGCTGGCCGACCTCGCCTCGGCGCGCATGCGCGACAACTATGAACCGCTGGGCGACACCTTCAGTGATCTTTATCGCTACTACCAGGACGTCACGGGCGAGCGGCCGGAGCCGGACGTGGTGCGCTTCCACACTGCCCTGTTTTCCACCGTGAGTGCCATGCAGTTTTCCTGCACGGTGGCGACGCCGCAACCGGGGGACCCGCACGATACCTACACCGAGTTCGACATCGCCTTGCGTCGTGTAGTGGTGCATGCGCTGGCCGAGGCGATGGGTGTTCCCCTGGAAACCCCGGCACTGGACATCGCCACGCAAGGGCCGAACACGGCATTGCTGATGATGCTTGAGGATGCCGTCGCGCAGGTGAAGGTGAGTGATGAGTTTCAGCAATCCAAGCTCAAGTCGGTGAGCAAGCTGGTCGAGTATCTCTTCAAGGGAGACGCCATGACGTTGCGATTACAGGCATTGGAACAGGCGGACGCCGAAGCGCTGCTCGGCCGCACATTCGACCATTACAGCGAGATCGACGCGGCATTGGAGGACTTCGTGCGCAGCGCCGGCCCGGAATATGACGAGCCCTTGTTGAAACTGTTCATGAAACAGATCGAGCGGCGCGTGCTGGTGTTCGGCGGCACCGCGATTGGTGGCTCGGCGAGCCATATCGATCTGCCGCCGATCGAGCCCCGCTGA
- a CDS encoding SDR family NAD(P)-dependent oxidoreductase: MSEQDTLAFTKKYGPWAVIAGASHGVGAALADQVAAKGLHCVLVARREEALTDLKNQLVDRYGVEVLVVTLDLTLDDAADRLVAAVADREVGLLIYNAGGDPYITRFLDTPVEDWCKLLHLNTRTIMRCCHAFGGRMVARGAGGVLLVGSQAALGGVRKLAMYAATKSFAMTLGEGLWAEWKGQGVDVLNLLIGTVDTPTMRDAMVRQGIAGALTMQLAKAEDIAAIALRELPNGPTLIHPDDLAESPTGSHSGQARREHVLRISAESALFIGD, from the coding sequence ATGTCCGAGCAAGACACTCTCGCCTTCACGAAAAAATATGGCCCTTGGGCCGTCATCGCAGGTGCTTCCCACGGTGTTGGTGCCGCGCTTGCCGACCAGGTGGCTGCAAAGGGCCTGCACTGCGTGCTGGTTGCCCGGCGCGAAGAAGCCCTGACCGACCTGAAGAACCAGCTTGTCGACCGTTATGGCGTCGAGGTGCTGGTCGTCACACTGGACCTGACGCTGGACGATGCCGCCGACCGGCTGGTGGCAGCGGTGGCGGACAGGGAAGTCGGGCTGCTGATCTATAACGCCGGCGGCGATCCATACATCACCCGCTTCCTCGACACGCCGGTTGAAGACTGGTGCAAATTGCTGCACCTCAATACCCGGACGATCATGCGCTGCTGCCATGCGTTCGGTGGCCGAATGGTTGCGCGTGGCGCCGGTGGGGTCTTGCTGGTTGGCTCCCAGGCTGCGCTGGGTGGCGTGCGCAAGCTGGCTATGTACGCGGCCACCAAGTCTTTCGCCATGACGCTGGGCGAAGGGCTCTGGGCCGAATGGAAGGGGCAGGGCGTCGATGTGTTGAACCTGCTGATCGGCACGGTCGATACGCCAACCATGCGCGACGCGATGGTCAGGCAAGGAATCGCCGGCGCCCTGACCATGCAACTGGCCAAGGCCGAGGACATCGCTGCGATCGCGCTACGCGAACTGCCCAACGGGCCGACGCTTATCCATCCCGACGATCTGGCCGAGTCGCCCACCGGGTCGCATTCGGGGCAGGCGCGGCGCGAACACGTACTGCGGATTAGCGCAGAGTCTGCACTCTTTATCGGTGATTGA
- a CDS encoding MFS transporter, giving the protein MKNFDNTEFKRGWRILILAIVGVATSSSSLLLYSFSSMVIPLEEAMGWPRADLQASITALSLGTIIAAQMAGWLNLRYGLRLVTLISLVTLALSMFALSRASGSIWMLYLGFFLVPLAGLGTLQVTWSHLVNLWFEENRGFALAIILSGSGLAAIMLPLITTWAISRWDWRAGFIALGALPVLLALPLTLRWLLPVAKGHASHSMQSGAERSHPGMLLRDALRSWRFWICNLSMTLVVSCVVGMVTNIIPLLRDKGIAAEQASQIFSTFGISLILGRLVVGYLIDRLWAPGVAAVALLMPALACLVFLYADASIWLFVLATLLVGLGAGAEFDIAAFLIARYFGMRDYGRLFAVHLGLITAGAAAAPLLFGALYGASGSYTGLLAFCCICFTVGPLLLLGLGGYPVFEREAEAAPV; this is encoded by the coding sequence ATGAAAAATTTCGACAATACGGAGTTCAAACGGGGCTGGCGGATTCTCATCCTTGCAATCGTCGGGGTGGCCACCAGCTCGAGTTCCCTGCTGTTGTACAGCTTCAGCTCGATGGTGATTCCGCTCGAGGAGGCGATGGGCTGGCCGCGCGCCGACCTCCAGGCTTCGATCACCGCGCTTTCGCTGGGGACCATCATTGCCGCGCAAATGGCCGGCTGGCTAAACCTGCGTTACGGTTTGCGGCTGGTCACGCTGATCTCCCTGGTGACGCTGGCACTCAGTATGTTCGCCTTGTCGCGTGCCTCGGGATCGATCTGGATGCTTTATCTGGGGTTTTTCCTGGTTCCGCTGGCCGGTTTGGGGACCCTGCAGGTGACCTGGTCGCATCTGGTCAATCTCTGGTTCGAGGAGAACCGAGGCTTTGCCCTGGCGATCATCCTGAGCGGCTCCGGGCTGGCGGCGATCATGCTTCCGCTCATCACGACCTGGGCGATCTCGCGCTGGGACTGGCGGGCGGGTTTCATTGCGCTGGGTGCGTTGCCGGTGCTGCTGGCGTTGCCACTGACGCTGCGCTGGTTGTTGCCGGTGGCCAAGGGCCACGCGTCACACTCGATGCAGAGCGGCGCCGAGCGAAGCCATCCGGGAATGCTGCTGCGTGATGCGCTGCGTTCGTGGCGCTTCTGGATCTGCAATCTTTCGATGACGCTGGTGGTGTCCTGCGTGGTTGGCATGGTGACCAACATCATTCCGCTTTTGCGGGACAAGGGCATCGCGGCGGAGCAGGCCAGCCAGATCTTCAGCACCTTCGGGATATCGCTGATCCTTGGTCGCCTAGTGGTGGGTTACCTGATCGATCGATTGTGGGCACCTGGCGTCGCGGCTGTGGCCTTGCTGATGCCCGCCTTGGCCTGTCTGGTGTTTCTCTATGCAGATGCCAGCATCTGGTTGTTCGTTCTTGCAACCCTGTTGGTCGGCCTTGGCGCAGGTGCGGAATTCGACATCGCCGCTTTCCTGATCGCCCGCTATTTCGGTATGCGTGACTACGGCCGCCTGTTCGCCGTGCATCTGGGCCTGATCACTGCCGGGGCCGCTGCCGCGCCTTTGCTGTTCGGCGCCCTGTATGGCGCGAGCGGCAGCTATACCGGCCTGCTGGCCTTCTGCTGCATCTGCTTTACCGTGGGGCCATTGTTGCTGCTTGGATTAGGCGGCTACCCGGTGTTCGAGCGCGAGGCGGAGGCCGCACCGGTCTAG